One genomic window of Stigmatella ashevillena includes the following:
- a CDS encoding fatty acid desaturase: MSNGFIWSSADEPHAARRREMLRTHPEIKELYGPCSRTKYVCTLLVGLQLSLAFLLRDAPWWLIVLVAYAVGGVINQALLLAIHELSHNLAFRKPWHNRVFGVFINLPVGVPVAETFRYYHLRHHSHQGDERLDTDIPTEFEARLLRHRASKLLWLSCQGFAYALRPLFVDPKKPAASEITNLLVQVAFNVAVFYFWGGKALAYLPISSLIVMGLHPIAGHYISEHYVFREGQETYSYYGPLNVLAFNVGYHNEHHDFPYVPGSRLPKLRAMAPEFYDGLLAHQSWTATLWNFVMRPSLGGYSRIKRRVERRRD, encoded by the coding sequence ATGTCCAATGGCTTCATCTGGTCCAGCGCGGACGAACCGCACGCCGCGCGGCGGCGCGAGATGCTTCGCACGCACCCCGAGATCAAGGAACTCTACGGCCCGTGCTCGCGCACGAAGTACGTCTGCACGCTGCTCGTCGGGCTGCAGCTCTCGCTCGCCTTCCTGCTGCGTGACGCGCCCTGGTGGCTGATTGTTCTGGTCGCCTATGCGGTGGGCGGAGTGATCAACCAGGCGCTGCTCCTGGCCATTCACGAGCTCTCTCACAATCTCGCGTTTCGCAAGCCCTGGCACAATCGCGTGTTCGGCGTCTTCATCAATCTGCCCGTGGGTGTGCCGGTCGCAGAAACGTTTCGCTACTACCACCTGCGCCATCACAGCCATCAGGGTGACGAGCGGCTCGACACGGATATACCGACGGAATTCGAGGCGCGCTTGCTGCGCCATCGCGCCAGCAAACTGCTCTGGCTCTCTTGCCAAGGCTTTGCCTACGCGCTCCGCCCGCTGTTCGTCGATCCAAAGAAGCCGGCGGCTTCCGAGATCACGAACCTCCTCGTGCAGGTCGCGTTCAACGTGGCCGTGTTCTATTTTTGGGGCGGCAAAGCGCTTGCCTATCTGCCGATCAGTTCACTGATCGTCATGGGGCTCCATCCGATTGCTGGACACTACATTTCGGAGCACTACGTCTTCCGCGAAGGGCAAGAGACCTACTCGTACTACGGGCCGCTCAACGTGCTCGCGTTCAATGTCGGCTACCACAACGAGCACCACGACTTCCCCTACGTTCCTGGCTCGCGCCTGCCGAAGCTACGAGCGATGGCGCCGGAATTTTACGACGGTCTCCTGGCGCACCAATCGTGGACGGCGACGCTTTGGAACTTCGTCATGCGCCCCAGCCTGGGCGGTTACAGCCGCATCAAGCGGCGCGTGGAGCGGCGGCGAGACTAG
- the azu gene encoding azurin — MAECSVTIDSTDQMSFNTKEITIDKSCKHFKIKLTYSGSLPKNVMGHNLVLSKTADMQGIATEGMSQGLDKDYIKTDNAGIIAYTKMIGALEKETELVFDASKLEAGGDYRFFCTFPGHISMMKGTVVVK, encoded by the coding sequence ATGGCCGAGTGCTCTGTCACGATCGACTCTACTGATCAGATGTCCTTCAACACCAAGGAAATCACCATCGACAAATCCTGCAAGCATTTCAAAATCAAGCTGACCTATTCTGGCAGCCTGCCGAAGAACGTCATGGGCCACAATTTGGTGCTGAGCAAGACGGCCGACATGCAGGGCATTGCTACCGAGGGCATGTCTCAAGGTCTCGACAAAGACTATATCAAGACCGACAACGCGGGGATCATCGCTTACACCAAAATGATTGGTGCTCTGGAAAAAGAGACCGAGTTGGTCTTTGACGCGTCCAAGCTCGAGGCTGGCGGGGACTACCGCTTCTTCTGCACCTTCCCGGGCCACATCTCGATGATGAAAGGCACGGTTGTGGTCAAGTAG